In the genome of Enterococcus sp. DIV2402, the window CTGCCATCAAAAATAAAATGAATCCTAACCAGATTAACACCCTCCCATACTCATTTTGCATCATTGTTTCTGCCCATATAATCATGTTCATATCCATTAAACTCACTTTCCTTTTCTGTTTTTATACTATGATCGATAAAAAATAACCGCATCAATAATGATACGGTTAAAAACTCAAATTAATCACATCCCTTGACGGATGTTTCCATACAATTGGATGACGTCAAATATCATCTCAATATAAAACTAACCAGACATCTCTCTATTTTTTAAAGATAAAAAACTTTGACCCTCTTATATCTAAATATGACACTATCATTTTAGCATCTTTTTTTGCACTAAAACCACATAAATACCGCGATAAAACCGCATAATTATTGATAACTAATCAAGTTTCCTTGTTTATAGCTTTCAGCAAATTCAACAAGTGCTTCGGCTTTTAATCGTTCAATAGATCTTAATGAATAGCCTAATTTAGTAGCAATTCCAAGATTAGAAAAATGTTCTGGGGTACAAAACGAATAATAGAGTATCCGTCTGCTAATAAGTTTTAAGGCTAATAATGCTATAATAATTGCGTCACGTTCTCCTTCTGCATCTATCCGTTGTAAAATGACATCTTCAATATGCTTATTGTTTCTACTATTACTACGTGGCATGTCTGTAATAATTGACGAACGAATATCAATTTGTGAACGACCGGCTATCCGTTCTAATCGTCGATAATGCTTCAACACATTTTTTGCATTTTTTCGTGTTTGGTATAAATTAACTTTTTTCGTTAATATCATCTCTAACTTCTCCCATTCTCTAATAGTTATATTTATTTAGTTTAGAGTTTTCTTAAAAATTTTATTGCTTAGTAGAAACTCAAAGTAAGCTACGCACATGTTTGGGAATTTAGAAAATATTTCGCCAAAATATTCAAAAGCATGTGCCATCTATTACTAGCTCTATGAATAATTGTCCTAACATTAACAATAATTAAAATGTCTTGGTTTTATATTGCCTGTTTTTTTAAGTTGATCATTATCTACTTAAAAATCAAAAGATAAAATTACATCCCTTTAATTTTCCGTTCTATCTGTTCAAAAATGAATATTTTTGTTTTTTTTCCTGTTCTGCAATCACAATTGCTAGCCATTTTGTTTCCTCAGCTAGATTGTTCATTTTATTTTTGGCTAAAATAATCACTTGTTTTTCCAGTAATTTGACTAATTCTGATCGTTGCAAATTATTTTCTCTTAATATTGTAAGATATGTTTTTCCATCCATTATTTTTTCCATTCGTTGAAATCAATTGAAAAGTCCATGTAGTGCTTTTTAAAAATAAAAGGTGCTACACCAGTCATTCCTTCTCTATTTTTGGCAATTTCACATCGGATTTTTTCTGAATTGTCTTCCGCTGATAAGAGCATCACACAATTTGCATCTTGTTCTAAACTTCCACTTTCTTTCAAATCAGACATCAACGGACGTTTATCTATTCTAGATTCGACACTACGATTAACTTGTGCTAGCAAAAAAATAGTTATGCCATAATCTGTTGTTAATTTCTTTAATTCTCGAGTAACTTCATTCATAACTTGTCGTTCATTTTTACGATTATCATGAACTGTGATAAGCCCTGCATAATCAATAAATGCAACATAATGTTGCTTATCTACGCGTTTTTTTATAGCATATTTAATATCATTAAGATTTGAATACTCTGACGTATATATTCTTAAATCGTACTCTTGTTTCATTCGTTCGTACGATTGGCGAGCCTTTAACTTATTTTCAAAAGATAAATTATTTTTGCCAATAAATAATAATGAATTAATTCGTGTATCTTTAGACACTAATCGGGTCATTAACTCATTTTGTCTCATTTCAAATGTAAAAAAATCACACGCTACATTTTTATTTTTTTTGAATAGTTGTTCCATGATATTTAAAGCAAATGCTGTTTTTCCTGTAGCTGGACGACCTGCTAACACAATTAATTTACCACCAGTGATTCCTCCACCTAATAAATCATCAACTGGTTGAAAACTTTGTAGTGCTTCATTAGGCTTTTCTAATTGCTCACAAAAATCCATAAACGCCTGATCAAGTCTGCCATCTTGCTTAAGACAATTAATATTACGCTTTTCTTCTAAAAGTCTAGAAAGTTTTTCAGCACTTGTTTGAGACAATGTTGCTGCATACTCCTGTGAAGCCTGTTTCAGCTTATTGTCTAAATAACTATTATGAATTTGTCTTGCATACTCTCTTTCGATTCCTAAATTATCTGCATTATTTCTCAACATTTCTAATTCATTTATAGTTCCTGCACTGAATAAATCAATTGTTCTCATTTCTCTATGAATTTGTTCTATTGTATAGTTCAAGCCCTTTAATTTATTGATAGCTTCAACTACTAATTGAAAATATTTATTTGTAAACCATTCAGAATCTAAGTCAATATTTGTAATAATCGAAGGATGGTTTAATAATTCAGCAACCAAACTCATTTCAAAATTATTGTTCTCCATAGACTTTCCTCAATTCCTCTTGCGTTCGTTGATACTCATTATTATTTTGTTCTACAGGAGCTTGATATTCATTCAAATATTCATCAAACTTATTTCCAAAGAGGGTTTGTGGTCTCAGGTATTTGTTCATTTCATTGCTACTCAACCACTGTGCACTTTTAATGTCGATTACCTTAACGAAATCATTTAATCGTTGGCCTTCATTCCATCTTGATTTGATTAGATCTTTCCATTTCTGAGTAATCTTATATTTTTTTCCTGTTTTATTATTCAAATAGTCAATAACCGATTTGTAAGGAATGTATTCTAATTTATCAATATTAGACACATTATTAGATGTATTATTAATAACTATACTATTATCTGGCACCTTTTGATTCCTAGGGATAGGTACTTTTTCTTCCCTGGATTGGGTACTTATTGTTACCCACCTCATTGCAATTTCTTTGCTACCAGCTTTATACTTATAATTTCTTTGAATATAACCATTATCTTCTAACGATTTCAGCCATTTCTTAATAGTTTTTTTATCAACAGTGTATAACTTTGCAAAATAATCATTACTTGCCCAACAATACCCTTTTTCATTACACAAAGCTGTAATTTCTCCATAAAGTAGTTTGGCATTAGGTATAAGTTTTTTATCATATCTTACATTTGCTGGAATTATAGCGTAGTAATTGGGATGTGAATCCATTTATGTCACTCCTTATATTTAATTTATTTGTTTTTTATCACTTCTAATTCTTTTAATACTGTTTCAATTGAGTCGATTTGCTTTTTGGGTTTGCGATTCCCATTCATAATATCGGACATATACACTTCTGAAATATTAATTTTTTTAGCTAACCATTTCTGACTCTTTTCATATTTCGCTAAAGCAACCCGGACTTTCATAATAAACTCTTGTGACATACTTACACCTCCTACGATTTATTAGCTAATACAACTATTGCTTTCATTGACAAAAAGTATCGAATACTGTACTATCAATTTATAGCTAAATAAGCATAGAGTTTCTCTATAAAATTAACATTTCTACGCTTTTCAGACTCGAATTGGTTCTTTTATTAGATATTTTTCCTATACTATTTAGCATATTGAATTAGCTTACAAGATTATGATATATCGAATACGATACTTTGTCAATTAAAAATGTATTTAATTCGATACTTTGTTAAAAGATTTTATTTCGGGAGGGATAGGAATGTCTGAAATATTGTTTAATCGTATCAAAGAGACTGCAAAACGAAAAAAAAATATGAATGTAAAAGAAGTCGGCCTTCAATTGAAAATTGGGGAAAATGCGATTTATTCATGGAAAAAAAGTAATCCTAGTATAGATAAAGTAGAAAAAGTATCAGATTTCCTAAATGTGTCTACGGATTATCTTCTAGGACGCACAGATAATCCTTCTGTTTTATCAGATGAACAAAAAAGAGAACAGACCGTCGAAGAAGCGTTACAATCAGTGATGAGTTACGACGGTAAAGAAGTCACTGAAAATGATCGAGAGATATTAAAAAGTATTATCGAAGCGTATTTGGATAAAAAGTAGGTGTTAGATTTGGATAGTCGAATTACTCGGATTATTAAAGAACTAGATGTAACTATTGTCTATCGTTATGATATAGATAAACCAGGCTATTATATTCCTGTTTTAAATACAATCATTTTATATAGTGGATTAAATGAATTAGAAGAAGCCTGTGTATTATTACATGAATTGGGTCATGCAGCAGAGCATCAAAAAAACTATATTTTATACAATCAAACTGCTGCTCTTCATTCTAAAATGGAAACAGAAGCTGAACATTTCATGGTGAAAAAAGTATTAGATTTTTACTTAGAGGATCCTACGTTACAACCAGAAAATTTTAACGCCATTAGATTTTTGGAAAATAATGATTTGAGTCTCGAGCATGAATTCTATGTAAAAGAAGTCTTAGCTTCCTATATAACTCATACCAAATTTGCATAAAAGACTCTAATGATTTACTCAAAACGAGATTAAAAGGACCAGTTTAGTCATTTTAATCTCGTTTTTTAAGATATATTGTATCTTTTGTAATTCATCATTAAAACTATTAAACTAGTCATATAAGCATTATTAATTAAATTAACAGGAGGATAAGTAATGAATGATAAAACAGTTGTCTTAAATGGAGATGTTGTAAACTACGATGGTCGTATTGATTTTTCAACAATTGCGTCTGAAGTAATTATATACGATGAAACACCGGAAGATAAAATTGTCGAACGTGTTCAAGATTGTGCTATTGTTGTCACCAAAGAAATGAAAATGAGCAAAGACATTATTCAACGTCTTCCTGACAGCGTAAAAATGATTTGTGAAGCAGGAACAGGTTACAATAATATTGATTTAGATGCTGTCCGTGAAAAAGAAATTATTTTATGTAATATTCCCGCGTACAGTAGTGAACGAGTAGCACAAACTGCGGTTATGTTTATTTTAAACTTAGCAAGTTCTATCCAAAAACAAATTCGAATGCTTGCAGCAGGAAACCACGATAATTTCCATAAACATTTAATGGTCGATCATGTAGAAGTGAATGGGAAAACTTTAGGTTTAATCGGTTATGGTCATGTTGCAAAAGAAATCATCAAAATCGCTCAAGCTTTAGGAATGAAAATTTTAGTCTCGACTAGAACTCCTCGAGAAGATCAACATGGGATTCACTTTACAACGAATGAAGAAATTTTTAAACAAAGCGATTTTATCTCACTTAATTGTCCTTTAAACGAATCTACGAAACATATGATTAATACAAAAACGTTGGCAATGATGAAATCGACAGCTTATCTAATCAATACGGCACGTGGTGGGCTTATTGATGAAAAAGCCCTCATTCATGCGTTGCAAAATAAAGTCATCGCTGGTGCAGGATTAGATGTACAAGAAGTTGAACCATTAGATGATGCTAGTCCATTATATACAATGGATAATGTAATAATTACTCCCCATATAGGATGGCGAGGATTAGAAACTAGACAACGTTTATTGTCTATCTTACGCGAAAATATCCATGCTTTTTCTGAAGGCAAACCCATTAATAGAGTAGATTAACTCTTCGCGTTTAAATGATTGTTCAAAAAAGCCCGCTAACTTTTGTTGCATTCAAAGTTAGCAGGCTTTTTATGTTATTTATTATGCTGCTCCAAATAATCTTTTATCGCTTATTACTCATTTGTTTGAAATTTGAATCACTGCCATTTTTATTATTAAATAATGTATTTTTTGAAAATAAAAAATAAAAGTGCATAAACACTCCTTCTTAAGGTGAAATGGATGCGTTTTTCTTTTATAATAAAACGTAAGCGGATTCATTCCACCTTTTTATTTCCCTCTCTACCTTATCTACACCTGTTCTCAAATATTGCTTTTGAATAAAGAAAGGAAGAAAAATTATGAAAATAGTCATATTAGATGCTTATGCAACGAATCCTGGCGATTTCAGTTGGGATAACTTACGTGAATTTGGAGAATTAACCATCTATGATCGCAGTAACTCCGATCAATTAATTGAACGTATTGGTGATGCCAAAGCTGTGATTATTAGTAAAGTGCAATTAAGTCGAGCTATTCTTGAAGCATGCCCCAAACTCAAATATATCGGATTATTATCAACTGGTTATAATGTTGTAGATATCACAGCAGCAAAAGAGTTAGGAATTGTTGTTTCAAACATTCCTACGTATGGGACAGATTCCGTAGCACAATTTACCATGGGACTATTACTTGAGTTATGCCATCAAATCGGTTATCATTCTGAAACGGTGAAACAAGGTGAATGGCAAAACTGTATTGATTGGTGTTATTGGAAAACACCCCAATATGAACTACTTAATAAAACCTTAGGAATCATAGGACTCGGAAGAATTGGTCAGCGCTTCGCAGAAATGGCTTCTGCATTCGGTATGAGACTTATTGCTCATGATGATTTTATCGATCCCAAACTACATCCAACAATTGAAATGGTCACGCTTGAAGAACTCTACCAACAATCGGACGTCATTGCATTATTTGTTCCCTTATTACCAACAACTCAAGGAATGATTAATAAACATTCGATTGCGAAAATGAAAGATGGCGTATTGATTCTTAATAGTGCTCGCGGACCTTTAATTGTTGAAGAAGATCTTACACAAGCGTTGGAAAAAGGCAAAATTGGTGGAGCTGCACTTGACGTTGTTTCGACTGAACCCATTCGTGCAGATAATCCACTCTTAAAAGCACCAAATATTATCCTTACGCCACATATAGCATGGGCTACTAAAGAAGCTAGAACGAGTCTAATGAACACCGCCTATACTAATTTAAAAGCTTTTTCTGAAGGTCAACCAGTAAATAATGTTGCTGAGTAACCCATTGAATGTTCTTTTTGATAATACATTAAATGCAACTTTAAACATTCTGTGAGAAGAATCTTTAAAGTTGCTTGTTTGATTCGTTAATCCATTTCAATCAGTCCACTATACTGTAACTTTCAAGTAAATTCCCAGTGTTTTTTTCATAGATTATCTTTTGAATTATTTTTGATTAGTAGACAGTCTAATGATTCTCTGGTTAAAAAGCCATGACTCATCGATTTTTTTATTTTTTCTATAGTATTTCCCATGTGTATCAATTGCTACATGCCATTCTCGACATAGATTGTGAGGTACATGATCTGCTAAATGATTAAATTCTTTTCTCATTTCATCATAAGTTTGAAAACTTCCAAATCTTAATCTTGTAAATAAGCGCATTGCATATTGGTTACAAATAAAAACATTACGTTCAAAATGTATAGTAGCATCACATCTGCCGTCTCTGGACCAATACCTTTAATCGCTAATAATTCTTTGCGTAGTTTATCGGTAGAAAAATCTGTGAATTTATCTAAATCTGCCTCATTGCTTATAAACCAAGAGACTAATTCTTTGATTTAAACACTTTTTTGTCTGTAAAATTCTGCTGGGAAAATTAAGGTTTGAAGCATTTCAATCCCCATATCTTGTAATACTTCAATAGTCAAAAATTCTTCCAGATTAGATAGTACTTTTTTAGCATTTTTTTCCATAGTCTGCTGTATAAGAATCATTGATAGCAAATCTGCAAGACGAGTTTCATTTTCCCACTAGTGTTGAAAGTCATATTTAGAAACTAAGTTGTTTAATATGTGAATTTTTCTTTATTTGTGCTCATCTTTATTCCTCTCTCAAATATTTTTTCTTCACGATAAAACACTACTACTGAAAAAAGCCTCAAAAATAATATAATGGAAATGAAAAAAATGCTGTATTTTCCAACCAGTGAAAAGTTATTCGGTAATGGTGGCTATGGCAATAGTCGAAGTTACTGCTAAACGAATACCAATAAAAATAACTTTTGTAGCAAATGGTAGCTGTATTTTGAAAAAAACTTGTTTGTCAGTCATTCCCACACCAATAGCTGATTCGGATAGAGTGACGATTTTAAATGCTTTGTCAAATAAATGTCTTGGTATAACCTAGACCCTCGTTTTCTTTATCTTTTTGTCTAATTTATTATACCAAGTTCACCCACGCCAGAAACACCGAAATAAAGCTGTGTTTTAAGAGAAAAAGCAAATTTTTTGTTCTGATCTACTATCTTCTTTTTTTTTATTCTGATTTTTTTCTTCTTCTCTGGCCTGCTTAAAAATCTCTTCTTTTTGTTTTTTGTAATTGTCCTGACGTTCTGCATAAACTTTTTCTTTTGTATTTTCTTTACTCATATTTCGTCCCTCCCTAATTTGATTATTCAAAGCCCTAGATAAATCTTTTGAATTTGTAAATCTTTCAATAACTCCTGACCAGTCCCAGAAATAGCCGTCTCTCCATTGGCAATAACATAAGCATAATCGGAAAATGTCAATGTTTTTTCTGCATTCTGCTCGACAATCAAAATTGAGATTCCCTGTCTATTGATGTCTTTAATGAATTCAAATATCTCATTTACTAATTTAGGCATAATTCCCAAACTCGGTTCATCTAAAATTAAAAGTTTAGGACTGCTCATGAGAGCTCTTCCGATAGCTACCATTTGCTGTTCACCACCAGAAAGTGTGCCAGCTAACTGATTTCCGCGTTCCTTCAGCTGAGGAAATATATTAAAGATATTATTTAAAATCTCTTGTTTTTTTACACGATCGGAAATAGTGTATCCACCCAGCATCAAATTTTCTAGCACTGTCATTTTAGGAAATAAATGTCTTCCTTCAGGAACCATCGCAATTCCCATCTTAACTAAGTCATGTGTCGCAACATTATTTAAACTCTTTCCCTCGTACTCAATAACTCCTTTACTCTTTGAAACAACGCCCATCAAAGAACGTAAAATCGTTGTTTTTCCGGAACCATTTGATCCTAACAAAGCCACGATTTGTCCTTTACTTACTTGCATAGACACATTCCTAATGACATCAATACCATCATACCCAGCACTTAAGTTTTCAATTTTTAACATGAAAGTCTCCTCCTAGGTACGCACTTATAACTTCTGGATGTGAAGTCACTTCTTCAGGTGAACCTTCCATAATTTTTTTTCCTGAAGCTATGACAATAACCTTTTCTGATACTTTCATAATTACTTCCATCACATGTTCAATCATCAAAATTGTGATTCCTGATTCGTTGATTGCATGTATCAGTTGAATCGCTGCCTGACGCTCAGTTCCATTTAGTCCTGCCATCGTCTCATCTAGCAAGAGTAGCTTTGGTTCTCCTGCTAAAGCTCGAGCAATCTCTAATCTTTTTTTTTGCATAACATTCAAAGTTTCAACAAACTTTTCATTCAAATGACCTAATCCACAAAATGTTGAAATATTTTCTGCAAGTTCTCTTGCGTCACTGATTTTTTTATTTTTTGCCAGTCCACCAACCAAAATATTGTCCAGAACTGTCATCCCCTCCATCGGTTTAGGAATCTGGAATGTACGGCCTATTCCATAGTTGATTGCCTGATGAGCTTTGATTTTTGTAATATCATGTCCTTCAAAAAAAATACGACCTGAAGTTACCATTTGTGAACGACTAATCGAATTGAATAATGTTGTTTTTCCTGCACCGTTTGGCCCTACGATTCCCACGATCGTTCCTTTTTCTATTTCAAAGGAGATATCTTCATTCGCAACTAATCCACCGAATTTCTTGGTAAGTTTTTTTACTTTAAGCAAACTAGTCATGGCTTTTTCTCTCCTTTTTGTAAAATTTATTAAATCGAATAGAAAGCAGTCCTTTGGGTAAAAACAACACAATCAGAATAACCAGAACTCCATATACCACAAAATTCATTCCATTGATATGAACAAATAAAGAACGTGAATATTCATTGATGAATGTCATTAAAAACGCTCCTAGCACAGGGCCCCAGACAGTTCCGATTCCACCCATCACACAGACTAAAACAATCAGCATACTTGTGGACAACGGAAGTAGCATCATTGGATCAATATATTGGATATACTGTGCATAGAGCGCACCACCGATACTAACAACTGCTGCACTCAACATGTATGCAATACTTTTATATTTTGTCGTGTTGATCCCTACACTTTGTGCGGATTCAGGATTAGCTTTGATTGCCTGGCAATAAAAACCAAAACGGGTATTTTCCAGTGCTTTACTTAAAAGAACCATTAAGGCAAAAAAGATAAGACAAACATAATAGAATGGATGTTTAGCAACAAACTGTAGTGTAAAGAAACTAGACATGTTTTTTTCTAAAAATGTGACGCCTGTAGCCCCTCCGATTAAACCCCAGTTTAGAAAAATAATTCGAGCAGATTCGACAATTGCCATCGTTGCAATAGCAAAATAATGTCCACTCAAGCGGAGCAAAGGCATTCCGATTACAAAAGCAACAAGTGCTGAAACTGCTGCACCTATCCACATAGAGATCCAGGGGGTGATCGAGAACCATTTTAAAAGCAATGCTCCTGTATAAGCCCCTATTGCAAAATACAAAGCGTGTCCATTCGAAACTTGACCAGTATACCCTCCTATAAAATTCCAGCCAATTCCCATAATAGACCAAATAAGGCACAAGATAAGAACATTTACGGTGAATGGGCGCTGAATAAATATTGGGACAATGACCAGAACTGCTATAACACTGAAAAAAGTCATCAAAAATCGTTTGTCAAACAACTGATTCTTTTTCATACACATCTATCACCTTCCAAATAAGCCTTTGGGTTTCCACGAGACGATTATTATAAATAACATGCAAATGGCTAAGTATTTGTAAGAAACACTCAAATATGTCCCAGTAAATAAATCGATGAATCCCATCAGTAATCCGCCTAAAAATGCCCCTATGATACTGCCAAATCCACCGATACATACAGCAATAAATCCAAAAATAAGAAACGGCGCGCCAACTGTAGGGTTGATATAATAAAAATAAGTCAAGGCACATCCTGCTATACCAGCAATAGATGCAGACAATCCAAAAGCGATCATATAAGCTCTGTTTGTATTGATACCAATCAGTTCTGCAGCCATTTTATCTTGAGCCGTAGCACTTATCGCATTACCTAGCGTTGTTTTTTTCATGAACCAAAACAGTAAAGTCGTTACAACTATACAAATAACTAATGGAACTAGTTTTTGCTTACTGATCGTCAATACGCCTAAGTCTATTGACCCCTGCACCAAAAGATTTGGAATATTTTTGTATTGTCCTCCAGCCAACATCAACATGCCATTAGTTAGTACAAGCCCTAAAGAGAACGTTACCAACCGCTGAGAGAGAAGTGGTCCTTTTAGCGCCTTTTTTATCAATAAAAGATAGATCATTACACCAAAGAAAAACATCACCACAGCCACAATTGGTATAGAAAGGAGCGGATCTAATTTTAATGATTGATTAAGATAAAATGCTAGATACATGGAAATCATCATAAATTCACCTTGAGAGAAACTTAAAATATTCATCACGCCCCAAACTAAGGCAATACCCATCGCAATCAAAGCATAAATTGCTCCCATCACCAGCCCTTCAAACAATACTTGCACAAACATTTTTGTGTTCCTCCAATCATCTCTTTCGTTCTCGCCAATTAGGTGAAGGATAAATCTCTTTCTGCATAGACAAAGCTTCAGGATATACTGTAACCATTTCCATATCTTGTACTTGGACAATTATTGCTGAAGCTAATTGATTTTGCCCTGTTTCATCATACTGATATCCTAATAGCCCTGAAGGATCCTCTTCTTTTGCCACATCCAATCCTTTCCTCATTTCCGCTCTAATTGCATCCGATTCTGTACTACCTGCCTGATTTGCAGCTATCGCTAGCAGATAGGCATTCCATCCAACTGCCATCACATCACCGATAAGCTCTGTTCCATCTGAATATTCCTGAAAAGCTTCCGCTAAATCCTGAGCTGCCTGATTATCCATATCTGTGTTCCATCGAGCCGTGGAAAAAACATAATTTGCATCTTCACCTAGGTTTTTTACAAAGTCGCTAGATGCAAAGCCACCTCTTTGCCCAAATAAAACAGATGGAAAATAGTCTTGTTCTCTGAATGTCGACATAAACAACAAGGCATCTGCAATATAAGAGCTCATAATCACTGCGTCTGGTTTTGCTTGTCGGATACGCAAAACCTCAGATGTGACGTTTGATGCGAGTGCACTATAAGAAATATCTTCTACTAGCTCAAAATCATATTCGTTCAGCCATTTCCGTTCAATCAAAGCAATATTTGCACCAAACTCAGAATCTTCACTAACCAGAGCTACTGTATTGATTGGTTTATCAGACGCGTTCGAGATTTCTCGAAGATACGAAAAGGTATCCTCAATAAACGTATCATCTCCTGGATAAGTCCTACCAAAATACTCATAGCCTGCATCTGTCAGTGTTTCTGAAGTTCCTTCACCTAATAAAACAACTTCGTATCTTTCAGCAGGTACCATAATAGTTTTTGTGGATGAACTGGACAGTAAACCTGTCAGCCCAATAACATTTTCCTCCGTGATTAGTCGTTCGGCTTCTACCATGGCAATATCAGGTGTACTACTGTCACCAATCACAAAACGTATTTTAACTCCATTTAGATTGGGAAGTCCAATTCCTTCATGAAACGGCAAACTAAGATCTGAAGGTCTATTAACCACATCTTCAATCAATTCAAGTAATTGCGTTACTTCTTTTCCAGCTTGTGTCTGTGCCCCATTCAAGGGAACTAGTACACCTATCGACACTTCATTTTTTTCTTCTGTATTTTTTTCAACACTACACGCAGTGTTGAAAAAAAGTAAAAAGAGAAACATTAATATCCAAATTTTTCGCTTTTTTAACACCATATTTATCACCTTAAACTTCTTGTACTGCTTCGTCACGATAGAATAGAGAAGAGGACACTCTTATATAGATATGTACAGCCGTTCTACAATCTCACACTGTATGTCTTTACATAAATCAAAGAGAAGAGTGGTTATATTAATCTGTATACTGAATGTCCTCTAAACAATTTACATTTTTGAAAAAAATTTAACTATTATTTGTATGCGACAATTCTAGTGGCTTCTTCAATTTCTTTCTCCATAATCGACCATGCTTTTTCAAGATTTGCATCTTTATTCCATAAAGCTGGAGGTCCTAATACAACGATATCTGCACCTGCATCATACAATCCTGCATACAAATTTTTGTTCATCGAACCATCA includes:
- a CDS encoding ArpU family phage packaging/lysis transcriptional regulator — its product is MILTKKVNLYQTRKNAKNVLKHYRRLERIAGRSQIDIRSSIITDMPRSNSRNNKHIEDVILQRIDAEGERDAIIIALLALKLISRRILYYSFCTPEHFSNLGIATKLGYSLRSIERLKAEALVEFAESYKQGNLISYQ
- a CDS encoding DnaB-like helicase C-terminal domain-containing protein, coding for MENNNFEMSLVAELLNHPSIITNIDLDSEWFTNKYFQLVVEAINKLKGLNYTIEQIHREMRTIDLFSAGTINELEMLRNNADNLGIEREYARQIHNSYLDNKLKQASQEYAATLSQTSAEKLSRLLEEKRNINCLKQDGRLDQAFMDFCEQLEKPNEALQSFQPVDDLLGGGITGGKLIVLAGRPATGKTAFALNIMEQLFKKNKNVACDFFTFEMRQNELMTRLVSKDTRINSLLFIGKNNLSFENKLKARQSYERMKQEYDLRIYTSEYSNLNDIKYAIKKRVDKQHYVAFIDYAGLITVHDNRKNERQVMNEVTRELKKLTTDYGITIFLLAQVNRSVESRIDKRPLMSDLKESGSLEQDANCVMLLSAEDNSEKIRCEIAKNREGMTGVAPFIFKKHYMDFSIDFNEWKK
- a CDS encoding conserved phage C-terminal domain-containing protein — encoded protein: MDSHPNYYAIIPANVRYDKKLIPNAKLLYGEITALCNEKGYCWASNDYFAKLYTVDKKTIKKWLKSLEDNGYIQRNYKYKAGSKEIAMRWVTISTQSREEKVPIPRNQKVPDNSIVINNTSNNVSNIDKLEYIPYKSVIDYLNNKTGKKYKITQKWKDLIKSRWNEGQRLNDFVKVIDIKSAQWLSSNEMNKYLRPQTLFGNKFDEYLNEYQAPVEQNNNEYQRTQEELRKVYGEQ
- a CDS encoding helix-turn-helix domain-containing protein, with the protein product MSQEFIMKVRVALAKYEKSQKWLAKKINISEVYMSDIMNGNRKPKKQIDSIETVLKELEVIKNK
- a CDS encoding helix-turn-helix domain-containing protein, which produces MSEILFNRIKETAKRKKNMNVKEVGLQLKIGENAIYSWKKSNPSIDKVEKVSDFLNVSTDYLLGRTDNPSVLSDEQKREQTVEEALQSVMSYDGKEVTENDREILKSIIEAYLDKK
- a CDS encoding ImmA/IrrE family metallo-endopeptidase; the protein is MDSRITRIIKELDVTIVYRYDIDKPGYYIPVLNTIILYSGLNELEEACVLLHELGHAAEHQKNYILYNQTAALHSKMETEAEHFMVKKVLDFYLEDPTLQPENFNAIRFLENNDLSLEHEFYVKEVLASYITHTKFA
- a CDS encoding 2-hydroxyacid dehydrogenase, with amino-acid sequence MNDKTVVLNGDVVNYDGRIDFSTIASEVIIYDETPEDKIVERVQDCAIVVTKEMKMSKDIIQRLPDSVKMICEAGTGYNNIDLDAVREKEIILCNIPAYSSERVAQTAVMFILNLASSIQKQIRMLAAGNHDNFHKHLMVDHVEVNGKTLGLIGYGHVAKEIIKIAQALGMKILVSTRTPREDQHGIHFTTNEEIFKQSDFISLNCPLNESTKHMINTKTLAMMKSTAYLINTARGGLIDEKALIHALQNKVIAGAGLDVQEVEPLDDASPLYTMDNVIITPHIGWRGLETRQRLLSILRENIHAFSEGKPINRVD
- a CDS encoding D-2-hydroxyacid dehydrogenase — protein: MKIVILDAYATNPGDFSWDNLREFGELTIYDRSNSDQLIERIGDAKAVIISKVQLSRAILEACPKLKYIGLLSTGYNVVDITAAKELGIVVSNIPTYGTDSVAQFTMGLLLELCHQIGYHSETVKQGEWQNCIDWCYWKTPQYELLNKTLGIIGLGRIGQRFAEMASAFGMRLIAHDDFIDPKLHPTIEMVTLEELYQQSDVIALFVPLLPTTQGMINKHSIAKMKDGVLILNSARGPLIVEEDLTQALEKGKIGGAALDVVSTEPIRADNPLLKAPNIILTPHIAWATKEARTSLMNTAYTNLKAFSEGQPVNNVAE
- a CDS encoding ABC transporter ATP-binding protein, with the translated sequence MLKIENLSAGYDGIDVIRNVSMQVSKGQIVALLGSNGSGKTTILRSLMGVVSKSKGVIEYEGKSLNNVATHDLVKMGIAMVPEGRHLFPKMTVLENLMLGGYTISDRVKKQEILNNIFNIFPQLKERGNQLAGTLSGGEQQMVAIGRALMSSPKLLILDEPSLGIMPKLVNEIFEFIKDINRQGISILIVEQNAEKTLTFSDYAYVIANGETAISGTGQELLKDLQIQKIYLGL
- a CDS encoding ABC transporter ATP-binding protein, whose product is MTSLLKVKKLTKKFGGLVANEDISFEIEKGTIVGIVGPNGAGKTTLFNSISRSQMVTSGRIFFEGHDITKIKAHQAINYGIGRTFQIPKPMEGMTVLDNILVGGLAKNKKISDARELAENISTFCGLGHLNEKFVETLNVMQKKRLEIARALAGEPKLLLLDETMAGLNGTERQAAIQLIHAINESGITILMIEHVMEVIMKVSEKVIVIASGKKIMEGSPEEVTSHPEVISAYLGGDFHVKN